Proteins encoded together in one Vitis vinifera cultivar Pinot Noir 40024 chromosome 4, ASM3070453v1 window:
- the LOC100257470 gene encoding transcription initiation factor TFIID subunit 14b isoform X2, with translation MGRSTDDPEKKIPNRRLKDVEICVPISYGTISFWLGRKASESQSHKWTVYVRGATNEDLGVVIRRAVFQLHPSFNNPMRVVDSPPFELSESGWGEFEIAITLYFHSDVCDKQLDLFHHLKLYPEDESGPQSTKKPVVVESYNEIVFPDPLDSFFARVKDHPAVIVPRLPASFNLPAPVPIENAKEKKRGDTKDHPLNQWFVNFSEADELLKLATARQQVQAHIVKLRRQLSVIDGLPRPLKPASDE, from the exons ATGGGAAGATCTACTGACGATCCTGAGAAGAAG ATTCCGAACAGGAGACTCAAGGATGTTGAGATTTGCGTTCCAATATCATATGGGACAATCTCATTCTGGCTGGGTAGAAAAGCCAGTGA GTCTCAGTCGCATAAGTGGACTGTGTATGTTCGTGGGGCCACAAATGAGGACCTTGGTGTGGTGATTCGGCGTGCTGTATTCCAATTGCATCCCAGTTTCAATAATCCTATGAGAGTGGTTGACTCACCCCCGTTTGAGTTATCAGAATCTGGGTGGGGTGAATTTGAAATTGCTATAACCCTCTATTTCCACAGTGATGTCTGTGATAAACAATTAGATTT GTTCCACCATTTGAAGTTGTATCCCGAAGATGAATCTGGTCCCCAGTCTACCAAGAAACCTGTTGTTGTAGAATCATACAATGAGATTGTTTTTCCTGATCCTTTAGATAGTTTTTTTGCTCGTGTAAAGGATCACCCGGCTGTAATTGTGCCCAGGCTGCCTGCTAGTTTTAACTTGCCTGCTCCTG TGCCAATAGAAAATGCCAAGGAAAAGAAGAGAGGTGATACCAAAGATCATCCTTTAAATCAGTGGTTTGTGAATTTCTCGGAGGCAGATGAACTGTTGAAACTGGCAACAGCACGTCAGCAG GTGCAAGCTCATATTGTTAAGCTGAGAAGACAATTGAGCGTGATCGATGGACTGCCTCGGCCATTGAAACCAGCCTCTGATGAGTGA
- the LOC100247095 gene encoding filament-like plant protein 4 has protein sequence MDRGWPWKKKTSDKTITEKTAATSGSDKASLASVASLSDKENYNKVNYVQISLDSYTHMTGFEAQVNTLEGQVKILEDQVKDLNKKLSEAHSEITMQESLVEQHAKVAEEAVSGWEKANAEALALKLQLESITLLRLTAEDRASHLDGALKECMKQVRCVKEENEQRLHEVILTKTEQWDKIKLELEGKIVDLDQELLRSSAQNAALSKSLQDHSNMLMKIKEEKFQAEANIEHLKGNIQSYEKEINSLKYELHIVSKELDIRNEEKNMSIKLAEVANKQHLECGKKIAKLEAECQRLRGLVRKKLPGPAALAQMKLEVENLGQNFHEPRLRTPVKSPNLHLSQLSEFSNETLQQNQKEIEFLTTRLLAMEDETKMLKEALAARNHELQTSRSMCAKVAGRLKSLEAQQDLLQQRSSPRSNYGVPTEGSSSQNGSNPASVASTSEDGIDEEGSCVESLATSLISDLPHCRGNKRLGKSRKHNNLNHLDLMDDFLEMERLAHSSNHSNGVSSIIKDLNNEKGDIACHSTLVDVAKSGNLPSEWPTDSNSSPNQVSSCLESSAIEHGLCVDHLLLLKLQSRISIILESQTTDTDKGKILEEIKCAMQDIQDSMHQQSASCFYEGTHPDDASHNWEACPQDTRETKDSKILLGEDGKPCTGKEHVINQNLVAAVSQIHQFVLSLGKEAMQVPDTSTVRNEIIKNIEDFSTSVDKFLFNKLSLVEFFLGLSHILIKASELKSSVLDCKGHEGETTTFDCIDKVALLENKVVKDESSRQGFPRGCDYNSHSTSDPEILQEENLSPGFWSDLSSCKCSLKDLELLQSCKDNMEMDLARCTQDLESTRLQLKEMEQLLTELKSQLALSQKSRSLAETQLKCMTESYKSLELHAQELEAEVISLQEKMENLNYELQEEKDSHQDALARCEDLQEQLQRVKSHSMSLLSSAAEFDVKSTQEREIAAAAEKLAECQQTIDILGRQLKSMQPQSKFIESRDSRRLQSNEGLVGDKPCHSVSKKQAVFNSSEFYQADMLHASPTATQDMGEKLLHISNSPSSPSNVEPNLLPRSPISPSHHHNKPKKSSSSSAMLAPEKHLRGFSSFFASRGKKGNGR, from the exons ATGGACCGCGGTTGGCCCTGGAAGAAAAAAACATCTGATAAGACCATAACTGAGAAAACAGCGGCTACATCAGGTTCTGATAAAGCTTCTTTGGCCTCAGTTGCATCTCTAAGTGATAAG GAAAACTACAACAAGGTCAACTATGTTCAAATATCTTTGGACTCGTATACACATATGACTGGGTTTGAAGCTCAAGTTAATACATTGGAAGGACAAGTCAAAATATTGGAGGATCAAGTAAAGGATTTGAACAAAAAGTTGTCTGAGGCTCATTCAGAGATCACTATGCAAGAAAGCCTAGTTGAACAGCATGCCAAAGTTGCTGAAGAAGCTGTTTCAG GATGGGAGAAGGCTAATGCTGAAGCTCTCGCACTGAAACTTCAACTTGAATCCATCACACTCTTGAGGCTTACAGCTGAAGATCGAGCTTCCCATCTGGATGGTGCTCTCAAAGAGTGCATGAAGCAGGTAAGATGTGTGAAGGAAGAAAATGAACAGAGATTGCATGAAGTAATTCTTACTAAAACCGAGCAATGGGACAAGATCAAGCTTGAGCTTGAAGGAAAAATAGTTGATTTAGATCAAGAACTTCTTAGGTCGAGTGCTCAAAATGCTGCTCTTTCAAAGTCACTGCAAGATCATTCAAACATGctaatgaaaatcaaagaagaaaaatttcAAGCAGAGGCCAACATTGAACATCTGAAGGGAAACATTCAGtcatatgaaaaagaaataaattcattgaaGTATGAGCTGCATATAGTTTCTAAGGAGCTTGATATTCGAAATGAGGAAAAGAACATGTCTATAAAGTTAGCAGAAGTTGCAAACAAGCAACACTTGGAATGTGGGAAGAAAATTGCAAAGCTGGAAGCAGAGTGCCAAAGACTTCGTGGCCTCGTCCGCAAGAAATTGCCTGGGCCTGCTGCATTGGCTCAGATGAAGCTGGAAGTTGAGAATTTAGGCCAGAATTTCCATGAACCTCGACTAAGGACTCCAGTTAAGAGTCCTAACCTACATTTGTCTCAATTATCAGAGTTTTCAAATGAAACATTGCAGCAAAACCAAAAGGAGATTGAGTTTCTTACTACTCGTTTATTGGCAATGGAAGACGAAACAAAGATGCTGAAAGAAGCTTTGGCTGCTCGTAACCATGAACTGCAGACTTCAAGAAGCATGTGTGCAAAGGTAGCTGGCAGACTTAAGAGCCTAGAAGCGCAACAGGATCTTCTTCAACAGAGAAGCtctccaagatcaaattatGGGGTCCCTACTGAAGGTTCCTCAAGTCAAAATGGTAGCAATCCTGCCAGTGTAGCTTCAACGTCTGAAGATGGGATTGATGAAGAAGGAAGCTGTGTGGAGTCTTTGGCAACATCTTTGATCTCTGATCTCCCCCATTGTAGGGGGAACAAGAGGCTTGGAAAATCTAGGAAACACAATAACTTGAATCATTTGGATTTAATGGATGACTTTCTAGAGATGGAGAGATTGGCACATTCATCAAATCACTCTAATGGGGTCAGTTCCATcataaaagatttaaataatgAGAAGGGTGATATTGCATGCCACAGCACATTAGTTGATGTTGCAAAGAGTGGGAACCTTCCATCTGAATGGCCAACTGATTCAAATTCATCACCAAATCAGGTTTCTTCCTGTTTGGAATCTTCAGCAATTGAACATGGTCTTTGTGTGGATCACCTTCTCTTGTTGAAACTCCAATCAAGAATTTCAATTATACTTGAGTCTCAAACCACGGACACTGATAAGGGTAAGATTTTGGAAGAGATCAAATGTGCTATGCAGGATATACAAGATTCTATGCATCAGCAGTCGGCAAGTTGTTTTTATGAGGGAACTCATCCTGATGATGCTTCACACAATTGGGAAGCTTGTCCTCAAGATACTAGGGAAACCAAAGATAGCAAGATCTTGTTGGGTGAGGATGGTAAACCCTGTACAGGTAAGGAACATGTTATAAACCAAAATTTGGTGGCTGCTGTTTCCCAAATTCATCAATTTGTATTATCTCTGGGCAAGGAAGCTATGCAAGTTCCAGATACTTCTACTGTGAGAAAtgagataattaaaaatatcgaGGACTTCTCTACCTCTGTTGATAAATTCCTGTTCAACAAACTAAGTTTGGTGGAATTTTTCCTTGGTCTTTCTCATATTTTGATCAAAGCTAGTGAGCTGAAATCTAGTGTCCTGGACTGTAAGGGTCATGAAGGAGAAACTACTACTTTTGACTGCATTGACAAGGTTGCTTTGCTAGAGAATAAGGTGGTTAAGGATGAGTCATCAAGACAGGGATTTCCCAGAGGGTGTGATTACAATTCTCATTCCACTTCTGATCCTGAGATTCTGCAAGAAGAAAACTTAAGTCCAGGTTTTTGGTCTGATCTCTCATCATGTAAATGCTCATTAAAGGATTTGGAACTGCTGCAATCATGTAAAGATAACATGGAAATGGACTTAGCTAGGTGCACTCAGGATCTTGAGAGCACAAGGTTGCAATTAAAGGAAATGGAGCAGCTTCTAACAGAATTAAAATCACAGTTGGCTTTATCACAAAAATCAAGAAGCCTGGCAGAGACTCAGCTGAAATGTATGACAGAGTCTTATAAATCACTTGAATTGCATGCACAGGAATTAGAAGCTGAGGTGATCAGTCTAcaagaaaaaatggagaatctAAATTATGAACTTCAAGAAGAAAAGGACAGTCATCAGGATGCTTTGGCCAGGTGTGAGGATCTTCAAGAGCAACTGCAAAG GGTCAAGAGCCATTCCATGAGCTTGCTATCTTCTGCTGCAGAATTTGATGTGAAGTCTACACAG GAGAGAGAGATAGCAGCTGCAGCAGAGAAGCTTGCAGAGTGTCAACAGACCATAGACATTCTTGGCAGACAATTGAAATCTATGCAACCTCAAAGCAAGTTCATTGAGTCCCGGGATAGCAGGAGGCTTCAATCGAATGAGGGCTTAGTAGGAGATAAACCATGTCATAGTGTTTCAAAGAAACAAGCCGTCTTCAACTCCAGTGAATTTTACCAGGCTGATATGCTCCATGCTAGTCCCACAGCTACACAAGACATGGGTGAGAAGCTCCTGCATATTTCAAATTCTCCATCTAGTCCATCCAACGTTGAACCAAACCTGTTACCAAGATCTCCAATAAGCCCAAGCCACCATCACAATAAGCCTAAAAAGTCATCTTCCTCTTCTGCTATGTTGGCGCCTGAGAAACATCTCCGTGGTTTCAGTAGCTTCTTTGCTTCAAGAGGGAAGAAGGGGAATGGGCGGTAG
- the LOC100262595 gene encoding uncharacterized protein LOC100262595, which yields MTAEEDIDLSTLTSQLSQTHLVWKKEMEQRQTQVDVLQTKLVEVRACIQGSEEDSKKELDVLWRRVKTMAILLTYLKSKARIMAVPHLAHTSCGIKQLEGVGLVDKNGTPLSSWSKNADLSSFDSLDDESWLEIRKRHGSFDEQDGAYIGEILKSVQMVADVMETLVKRVIMAEAETAVEKEKVTFSQEEIKKKAHQIENMSSKLEEMERFALGTNCILNEMRQRVEDLVDETSRQRQRAAENEQELSRVKQDFESLKSYVSSLISVRETLLSSEKQFQTIERLFERLVAKTTQLEGEKKQKETEVQKLMEENVRLSALLDKKEAQLLAMNEQYKLMALSSSNI from the exons ATGACAGCAGAGGAAGATATTGACCTGTCAACTTTGACGTCTCAGCTAAGCCAAACACATCTAGTGTGGAAGAAGGAGATGGAACAGCGCCAAACCCAGGTGGATGTATTGCAAACAAAACTTGTGGAGGTAAGGGCTTGTATACAAGGGTCTGAGGAGGATTCAAAGAAGGAGTTAGATGTTCTTTGGCGAAGAGTCAAAACTATGGCTATATTATTGACATACTTGAAATCAAAAGCAAGAATCATGGCTGTTCCTCATTTGGCCCATACATCTTGTGGTATCAAACAATTAGAAGGGGTGGGGCTTGTTGACAAAAATGGCACACCATTGTCCAGTTGGTCTAAGAATGCTGATCTTTCTTCCTTTGATAGTTTAGATGATGAATCATGGCTTGAAATTCGTAAGCGGCATGGCTCCTTTGATGAACAAGATGGAGCTTATATTGGTGAAATACTCAAGTCTGTGCAGATGGTTGCTGATGTAATGGAAACTCTAGTAAAGAGGGTTATTATGGCAGAAGCTGAAACTGCAGTTGAGAAGGAGAAGGTAACTTTTAGTCaggaagaaattaaaaagaaggcACACCAAATTGAAAACATGTCTTCAAAGTTAGAGGAGATGGAAAGGTTTGCCCTGGGTACAAATTGTATTCTAAATGAGATGAGGCAGAGGGTTGAAGATTTGGTGGATGAAACATCCAGGCAGAGGCAACGAGCTGCAGAAAATGAGCAGGAGCTTTCCCGTGTAAAGCAGGACTTTGAGTCTCTGAAATCCTACGTTAGTAGTCTCATCAGTGTAAGAGAGACACTGCTGTCATCAGAGAAGCAATTTCAAACTATTGAGAGGCTTTTTGAACG GCTAGTTGCAAAGACAACACAGCTGGAGGGTGAAAAAAAGCAGAAAGAGACTGAAGTCCAGAAACTTATGGAAGAAAATGTGAGGTTGAGTGCTCTTCTTGACAAGAAGGAGGCCCAACTCTTGGCCATGAATGAACAGTACAAGTTAATGGCCCTGAGCTCTTCCAACATTTAA
- the LOC100257470 gene encoding transcription initiation factor TFIID subunit 14b isoform X1, whose product MPHTPSLSSPRNQSDVSESAIKLQRLVMGRSTDDPEKKIPNRRLKDVEICVPISYGTISFWLGRKASESQSHKWTVYVRGATNEDLGVVIRRAVFQLHPSFNNPMRVVDSPPFELSESGWGEFEIAITLYFHSDVCDKQLDLFHHLKLYPEDESGPQSTKKPVVVESYNEIVFPDPLDSFFARVKDHPAVIVPRLPASFNLPAPVPIENAKEKKRGDTKDHPLNQWFVNFSEADELLKLATARQQVQAHIVKLRRQLSVIDGLPRPLKPASDE is encoded by the exons ATGCCTCATACGCCATCCCTTTCTTCCCCCAGGAATCAATCGGACGTCTCTGAATCCGCCATTAAACTGCAGCGCCTCGTTATGGGAAGATCTACTGACGATCCTGAGAAGAAG ATTCCGAACAGGAGACTCAAGGATGTTGAGATTTGCGTTCCAATATCATATGGGACAATCTCATTCTGGCTGGGTAGAAAAGCCAGTGA GTCTCAGTCGCATAAGTGGACTGTGTATGTTCGTGGGGCCACAAATGAGGACCTTGGTGTGGTGATTCGGCGTGCTGTATTCCAATTGCATCCCAGTTTCAATAATCCTATGAGAGTGGTTGACTCACCCCCGTTTGAGTTATCAGAATCTGGGTGGGGTGAATTTGAAATTGCTATAACCCTCTATTTCCACAGTGATGTCTGTGATAAACAATTAGATTT GTTCCACCATTTGAAGTTGTATCCCGAAGATGAATCTGGTCCCCAGTCTACCAAGAAACCTGTTGTTGTAGAATCATACAATGAGATTGTTTTTCCTGATCCTTTAGATAGTTTTTTTGCTCGTGTAAAGGATCACCCGGCTGTAATTGTGCCCAGGCTGCCTGCTAGTTTTAACTTGCCTGCTCCTG TGCCAATAGAAAATGCCAAGGAAAAGAAGAGAGGTGATACCAAAGATCATCCTTTAAATCAGTGGTTTGTGAATTTCTCGGAGGCAGATGAACTGTTGAAACTGGCAACAGCACGTCAGCAG GTGCAAGCTCATATTGTTAAGCTGAGAAGACAATTGAGCGTGATCGATGGACTGCCTCGGCCATTGAAACCAGCCTCTGATGAGTGA